From Brassica oleracea var. oleracea cultivar TO1000 chromosome C3, BOL, whole genome shotgun sequence, a single genomic window includes:
- the LOC106330683 gene encoding uncharacterized protein LOC106330683, which translates to MAECDRLKMKDGDTIDTFVGRLPELSSKAAALGEVIEESKIVKKFLKSLPRKKYIQIVSSIEQLLDLNSTCFEDIGCRLKAYEERIAEDEEDEHEDQNKLMYADSGQESYGGYGRDCPDKQLKLQETVEKKEEDTHEADELMMNEVVYLNERKVNPSTFEADLDMMNVWYLDNCASNHMSENRLFFHELDETILGKVRFGDDSRIDIREKGSVRFIFKGGEKKILNNVYYIPGLRSNIVSLGQATKVRCEVRMKDDTLTLFDHNGRLMVRTTRSKNRLYNVVLQADQVRCLLASSSSESSIWHSCLGHINVETLTMMVNMELVIGVPKLSGGEETCVSCLLEKAEYDDAGELIVQIKGLSSNDEIIVDEEEVNETGVETNEEEQFDEEEDEVQPQLRRSQRVTIKPSYLDDYIILAEVEYEIFSIEKNITWDLVELPAGVKPIGLKWVFKIKRNADGSISKYKARLVAKGYVQKHGVDYDEVSAPVARIETICLIIALAASNGWEVHHLDVKTAFLHRELKEEVFVVQPEGFIVAGQEHKVYKLKRALYGLRQAPRALNIKRNQILKGLGFERCSKEPSLYRKEENEDLLVVVVYIDDLLITGSSLELILDFKKEMATKFEMSDLGLLTYYLGIEVVQREDGIILKQDRYERKIIEETGMNS; encoded by the exons ATGGCGGAGTGTGACAGACTTAAGATGAAAGATGGAGATACAATCGATACCTTTGTTGGAAGATTACCTGAGCTCTCGTCAAAAGCAGCCGCATTAGGAGAGGTGATAGAAGAATCAAAGATAGTAAAGAAATTCTTGAAGAGCCTACCGAGGAAGAAATATATACAGATTGTTTCCTCGATTGAACAGCTTCTTGACCTCAACTCAACATGTTTTGAGGACATCGGTTGTAGGCTAAAGGCCTATGAAGAGAGAATTGCTGAAGATGAAGAAGACGAACACGAAGATCAAAACAAACTTATGTATGCAGACTCAGGACAAGAAAGCTATGGTGGGTACGGAAGAG ATTGTCCAGATAAGCAACTCAAGCTTCAGGAAACTGTAGAAAAGAAGGAGGAAGACACACACGAGGCCGATGAACTGATGATGAACGAAGTAGTTTATCTCAATGAAAGGAAGGTAAATCCAAGCACGTTTGAAGCCGACTTGGATATGATGAACGTGTGGTATCTCGACAATTGTGCGAGTAACCACATGAGTGAAAACCGTTTGTTCTTCCATGAGCTTGATGAAACCATCTTAGGAAAGGTGAGATTCGGAGATGACTCTCGAATTGACATAAGAGAAAAAGGCTCGGTTCGTTTTATCTTCAAAGGTGGCGAAAAGAAAATCTTGAACAATGTTTACTACATTCCTGGACTTAGAAGCAATATAGTTAGCTTGGGGCAAGCTACTAAGGTCAGATGCGAAGTACGAATGAAGGATGATACGTTGACCTTATTTGATCACAATGGAAGATTAATGGTGAGAACTACACGATCCAAGAATAGGCTATACAATGTCGTTTTGCAAGCTGATCAAGTTCGATGTCTTCTAGCATCATCATCGAGTGAATCATCTATATGGCATTCCTGCTTAGGTCACATAAACGTCGAGACGTTAACGATGATGGTCAACATGGAGCTTGTTATTGGCGTACCTAAGCTATCAGGTGGCGAAGAAACATGTGTATCTTGTCTACTTG AGAAAGCAGAGTATGATGATGCGGGTGAACTCATTGTTCAAATTAAAGGGTTGTCATCTAATGATGAGATCATTGTCGATGAAGAAGAAGTGAATGAAACTGGTGTTGAGACCAATGAAGAAGAACAGTTCGATGAGGAAGAAGACGAAGTGCAGCCGCAACTTAGAAGGTCTCAACGGGTAACTATAAAGCCATCATATCTCGATGACTATATCATCTTAGCTGAGGTAGAGT ATGAGATTTTCTCGATAGAGAAAAACATTACATGGGATCTTGTGGAACTACCAGCAGGAGTTAAGCCAATTGGGCTTAAATGGGTGTTCAAAATTAAACGGAATGCCGATGGAAGTATCAGTAAGTACAAGGCACGGCTGGTGGCGAAAGGCTACGTTCAAAAACATGGTGTTGACTACGATGAAGTTTCTGCTCCAGTGGCTCGCATCGAGACCATCTGCTTGATCATCGCACTAGCCGCTTCGAACGGGTGGGAGGTTCACCACTTAGACGTAAAGACTGCATTTCTTCACAGAGAACTTAAAGAAGAAGTGTTTGTGGTTCAACCAGAAGGGTTCATCGTAGCAGGACAAGAACACAAGGTTTATAAGCTCAAACGAGCTCTCTATGGCTTACGTCAAGCTCCTAGAGCCTTGAACATTAAACGAAACCAGATTCTAAAGGGGCTAGGCTTTGAAAGATGCTCAAAGGAGCCTTCATTGTATCGAAAGGAGGAAAACGAAGATCTTCTTGTTGTGGTGGTTTATATAGATGATCTACTCATCACCGGATCATCACTTGAGCTGATACTAGACTTCAAAAAGGAGATGGCAACCAAATTCGAGATGAGTGATCTTGGCTTGTTAACTTATTACTTGGGAATAGAAGTTGTTCAACGTGAGGACGGGATCATTCTGAAACAAGACAGATACGAACGTAAGATCATTGAAGAAACTGGAATGAACTCTTAA